GCAAGACCGGGGAACACATGCCCACCGGTTCCGCCCGCCATCACCATCAAACGCTTGCCTTTGCCACTCATCGGGCACTCCTCGTAAACGCCTGCGCGTTGGCCAGGCGCGTTTCATAATCAATACGCAACAACAACACGATGGCCGTTGACATAATCAACAAACTGGAACCACCGTAACTGATGAGCGGCAGTGTTAACCCTTTGGTGGGCAGCATGCCCGCCGCGGCACCAACATTCACCAGCGTCTGAAAACTAAACCAAATCCCTATCGAACAGGCCAGAAAACCGGAAAAACGCTGATCGATTTCCAGCGCCCGCCGCCCGATGGACATCGCCCGAAAAGCGACGAAGAATATCATTAACAATGCCAAAACCACACCGATATAGCCCAGCTCCTCTCCCAGAATGGAGAAAATAAAGTCAGTGTGCGCTTCGGGCAGGTATTCCAGCTTCTGGATGGAATTTCCCAGCCCCTGCCCCCACAATTCTCCGCGGCCAAAGGCCATCAAAGACTGGGTGAGCTGATAGCCACTGCCAAACGGGTCATCCCACGGGTTCCAGAATGAGGTGACACGACGTACACGGTAAGGTTCGGCAATAATCAGCAGCCCTACCGCAAACGCGCCACACCCAATAATCGCCAAAAACTGCCACAGCTTGGCACCCGCCAGAAACAGCATCGCCAGCGTGGTAATAAACAGCACCACCACCGTTCCTAAATCCGGCTGAGCCAGCAGCAGCACCGCCAGCACCACCATGACGCCCATCGGTTTGCAAAAGCCCCAAAAGTTGCTGCGAACTTCATCGACTTTGCGCACCATATAGCTCGAGAGG
This sequence is a window from Dickeya aquatica. Protein-coding genes within it:
- the ftsW gene encoding cell division protein FtsW; protein product: MRIIGASVIERLKRWVMGTRESDTLSTVLYDRTLLWLTLGLAVIGFVMVTSASMPVGQRLASDPFLFAKRDALYLGLAFGLSLVTMRVPMEVWQRYSIVLLLASIVMLLVVLVVGSSVNGASRWISLGPLRIQPAELSKLSLFCYLSSYMVRKVDEVRSNFWGFCKPMGVMVVLAVLLLAQPDLGTVVVLFITTLAMLFLAGAKLWQFLAIIGCGAFAVGLLIIAEPYRVRRVTSFWNPWDDPFGSGYQLTQSLMAFGRGELWGQGLGNSIQKLEYLPEAHTDFIFSILGEELGYIGVVLALLMIFFVAFRAMSIGRRALEIDQRFSGFLACSIGIWFSFQTLVNVGAAAGMLPTKGLTLPLISYGGSSLLIMSTAIVLLLRIDYETRLANAQAFTRSAR